From Pseudodesulfovibrio alkaliphilus, one genomic window encodes:
- the gyrB gene encoding DNA topoisomerase (ATP-hydrolyzing) subunit B, which produces MSEKQYTAESITLLEGLEAVRKRPAMYIGSTDIRGLHHLVYEVIDNSIDEAMAGHCDTIKVTLHMDNSCTVTDNGRGIPVDIHPKEGIPAVQMAMTMLHAGGKFDNDSYKVSGGLHGVGVSCVNALSEFMETTVKREGKTWRIKFERGAVVQELEEVGPADSTGTTQRFRPDEDIFEVNQFDYDTLRKRFKELAYLNSGLEIEFKDERSGESEKFKFDGGIRQYVKDLNSGQNIIGEIVYGEGESENMIVEFALQYTSGYKENTYTFANNIRTIEGGTHLAGYKTALTRAINNYVQNGDLPKKLIKKLTGDDVREGLTSVISVKLPDPQFEGQTKTKLGNSEASGLVAGVIYEKLNVFFEENPKEARFIIEKVVDAARAREAARKARDLVRRKGALSDNSLPGKLADCQSKRPEDSEIFIVEGDSAGGSAKQGRDPKNQAILPLRGKILNVEKTRMDKMLGNKEIRALITALGVGIGHEEDEKDYERLRYHKVVIMTDADVDGSHIRTLLLTFFFRQYEELITRGNLFIAQPPLYRAHKGKFEKFIKDDIELETFLMEKVGTDVIVKAQSGKRFIESQLMDMMASIRFVRQKFSEAETVGVEPGLFQALMNHDERISFTHFETHDHEAFKASFEARGYKAFIETEHDQEMNKDRTYVTFENTNGHRIRLAMEFFHSKLYKQAYKTYNDLRQTCEGFDFALVLKDAEKPVTGIFALYDAVIDEAQRGWQIQRYKGLGEMNPEQLWETTMHPEKRTMLQVTIEDAAAANDIFMDLMGDNVEPRRAFIEKNALAVQELDI; this is translated from the coding sequence ATGAGCGAAAAACAGTACACCGCCGAATCCATAACCCTGCTCGAAGGGCTCGAGGCCGTGCGCAAGCGTCCGGCCATGTACATCGGGTCCACCGATATCCGCGGCCTGCACCATCTCGTCTACGAGGTCATCGACAACTCCATCGACGAGGCCATGGCAGGGCACTGCGACACCATCAAAGTCACCCTGCACATGGACAACTCCTGCACCGTGACCGACAACGGCCGCGGCATTCCGGTGGACATCCACCCCAAGGAAGGCATCCCGGCCGTGCAGATGGCCATGACCATGCTCCATGCGGGCGGCAAGTTCGACAATGATTCCTACAAGGTTTCCGGCGGTCTGCACGGCGTTGGCGTGTCCTGCGTCAACGCCCTTTCCGAGTTCATGGAAACCACGGTCAAGCGCGAAGGCAAGACCTGGCGCATCAAGTTCGAGCGCGGCGCCGTTGTCCAGGAGCTTGAGGAGGTCGGCCCGGCCGACTCCACCGGGACAACCCAGCGCTTCCGCCCCGATGAGGACATCTTCGAGGTCAACCAGTTCGACTACGATACCCTGCGCAAGCGTTTCAAGGAACTGGCCTACCTCAACTCCGGCCTTGAGATCGAGTTCAAGGACGAGCGCAGCGGCGAGAGCGAGAAATTCAAGTTCGACGGCGGCATCCGGCAGTACGTCAAGGATCTCAACTCCGGTCAGAATATCATCGGCGAGATCGTCTACGGCGAGGGCGAATCCGAAAACATGATCGTGGAATTCGCCCTGCAATACACCTCGGGCTACAAGGAAAACACCTACACCTTCGCCAACAACATCCGCACCATCGAGGGCGGCACGCATCTGGCCGGTTACAAGACCGCCCTGACACGGGCCATCAACAACTATGTGCAAAACGGCGACCTGCCCAAGAAACTCATCAAGAAGCTGACCGGCGACGACGTGCGCGAGGGCCTGACCTCGGTTATCTCGGTCAAGCTGCCCGACCCGCAGTTCGAGGGACAGACCAAGACCAAGCTTGGCAACTCCGAGGCCAGCGGTCTGGTGGCGGGCGTCATCTACGAGAAGCTTAACGTCTTTTTCGAGGAAAACCCCAAGGAAGCCCGTTTCATCATCGAAAAGGTGGTGGACGCGGCCCGGGCCAGAGAGGCGGCGCGAAAGGCGCGTGATCTGGTTCGGCGCAAGGGCGCCCTCTCGGACAACTCCCTGCCCGGCAAACTGGCTGACTGCCAGTCCAAGCGGCCCGAGGACTCGGAGATATTCATCGTTGAGGGCGACTCGGCAGGCGGCTCGGCCAAGCAGGGCCGAGACCCCAAGAATCAGGCCATCCTTCCCCTGCGCGGCAAGATTCTCAATGTCGAGAAGACCCGCATGGACAAGATGCTCGGCAACAAGGAGATCAGGGCCCTGATCACGGCCCTGGGTGTGGGCATCGGCCACGAGGAGGATGAAAAGGATTACGAGCGGTTGCGCTACCACAAGGTCGTGATCATGACCGACGCCGACGTGGACGGATCTCACATCCGCACCCTGCTCCTGACCTTCTTCTTCCGGCAGTACGAGGAGCTGATCACCCGGGGCAACCTCTTCATCGCCCAGCCGCCGCTGTACCGGGCGCACAAGGGCAAGTTCGAAAAGTTCATCAAGGACGACATAGAGCTTGAGACCTTCCTCATGGAGAAGGTGGGTACCGATGTCATCGTCAAGGCCCAGTCCGGCAAACGGTTCATCGAGTCACAGCTCATGGATATGATGGCCTCCATCCGCTTCGTGCGGCAGAAGTTCTCCGAGGCAGAGACCGTGGGAGTGGAGCCCGGCCTTTTCCAGGCGCTCATGAATCATGACGAGCGCATCAGTTTCACCCACTTCGAGACCCACGACCACGAGGCCTTCAAGGCCAGTTTCGAAGCTCGGGGATACAAGGCGTTCATCGAGACTGAACACGATCAGGAAATGAACAAGGACCGCACCTACGTCACCTTCGAGAACACCAACGGCCACCGCATCCGTCTGGCCATGGAGTTCTTCCACTCCAAGCTCTACAAGCAGGCGTACAAGACCTACAACGACCTCAGGCAGACGTGTGAAGGGTTTGACTTCGCCCTGGTTCTCAAGGACGCCGAGAAACCCGTGACAGGCATTTTCGCCCTTTACGACGCGGTTATCGACGAAGCCCAGCGCGGCTGGCAGATCCAGCGCTACAAGGGTCTTGGCGAGATGAACCCGGAACAGTTGTGGGAAACCACCATGCACCCGGAAAAACGGACCATGCTCCAGGTGACCATAGAGGACGCGGCTGCGGCCAACGACATCTTCATGGACCTCATGGGCGATAACGTGGAACCGCGCCGGGCCTTTATCGAGAAAAACGCCCTGGCCGTGCAGGAGCTGGACATCTAG
- a CDS encoding tetratricopeptide repeat protein, producing MQRILMLILLATAMIFAVACSQERSAGDEDIRRARESYSKGFFLEAEKDYERYLQAEPQGEFRREAWDRLSEIAVTIKGDMDRAVVLLEAMYLELGMDQGAAWQIMFQLGDVYAQLGNQSKAIEALEKCLAHAEGSPRRTFATLLRMARLHRAMGNYDLVAMTLENCADSATDGHGKARCLYELAQSYSFIGNSSQARRALKDLLALPDADEETRVLGVFLLADIHESERDYAKARELLRSIQATYPNPKVVDARLANMPGGSGRPLPALDPDPSDGPDHDDSDDSFVPPPDER from the coding sequence ATGCAGCGTATTCTGATGCTGATCCTGTTGGCCACGGCGATGATCTTCGCCGTGGCCTGCTCCCAAGAACGCTCCGCGGGCGACGAGGACATCCGGCGCGCCCGCGAGTCCTATTCCAAGGGGTTTTTCCTCGAGGCCGAAAAGGACTATGAGCGTTACCTTCAGGCCGAGCCCCAGGGCGAGTTCCGCAGGGAGGCATGGGACCGCCTCAGCGAGATCGCCGTGACCATCAAGGGGGACATGGACCGTGCCGTGGTCCTGCTTGAAGCCATGTACCTGGAGCTGGGCATGGACCAGGGAGCGGCCTGGCAGATCATGTTTCAGCTCGGCGATGTGTACGCCCAGCTTGGTAACCAGTCCAAGGCCATAGAAGCCCTGGAAAAATGTCTGGCCCACGCCGAGGGTTCGCCCCGGCGCACCTTTGCCACCCTGCTGCGCATGGCCCGGCTGCACCGGGCCATGGGCAATTACGACCTTGTGGCAATGACCCTGGAGAACTGCGCAGACTCGGCAACGGACGGCCACGGCAAGGCCCGCTGCCTTTATGAGCTGGCCCAGAGCTACAGCTTCATCGGCAACTCCAGTCAGGCCCGCCGGGCCTTGAAAGACCTGCTGGCCCTGCCCGATGCGGACGAGGAAACCAGGGTTCTGGGCGTGTTTCTCCTGGCAGACATCCACGAGAGCGAGCGCGACTACGCCAAGGCCCGCGAACTGCTGCGCTCCATCCAGGCCACCTACCCCAATCCCAAGGTGGTGGACGCCAGACTGGCCAACATGCCCGGAGGCAGTGGCAGACCGCTCCCGGCACTGGACCCGGACCCCTCAGACGGACCGGACCACGACGACTCTGACGACTCCTTTGTGCCGCCCCCGGACGAGCGATGA
- a CDS encoding glycosyltransferase family 4 protein has protein sequence MDHPNVSGDVTIARDLLATLRDFGHRVEPLPFYPAREIYRRPWSWPAAARALGRMVEAAQDADCWLTHGSYYKVPDIFGPTASARLSIPYFLFQASYARNRARHIATWPGYALNKRAMLRADHVFCNRINDLAGCAKILPGERYSHVSPGLPDGLFGRDEAARQRHRAGWGAGPDTVVAVCAAMMRPGVKAVGVQWTIRACAAAARTMDKGRDLLLVVAGDGPMRTELEVMARAALGEGVRFLGRVDRTDLPGVFSAGDLFAFPGLKESVGMVYLEAQHCGLPVVATDDEGAPHVVAHEVSGLITSASEADFAQGVATLVRDADMRARLGSQAPAHVGIHHSLSVNYLEMARTMERITATRRPGQ, from the coding sequence GTGGATCACCCGAACGTCTCGGGCGATGTGACCATTGCCCGCGACCTGCTTGCCACCCTGCGCGACTTCGGACACAGGGTGGAACCGTTGCCGTTCTACCCGGCCAGGGAGATATACCGCAGGCCCTGGAGCTGGCCCGCCGCGGCCCGCGCCCTGGGCCGCATGGTCGAGGCTGCGCAGGACGCCGATTGCTGGCTCACCCACGGCAGCTATTACAAGGTGCCCGACATCTTCGGCCCCACCGCCTCGGCCCGGCTGTCCATCCCCTATTTCCTCTTTCAGGCATCCTATGCCCGCAACCGCGCCCGGCATATCGCCACTTGGCCAGGCTACGCCCTCAACAAGCGGGCGATGCTCCGCGCTGATCATGTCTTTTGCAACCGGATCAACGATCTGGCCGGGTGCGCCAAAATTCTGCCCGGCGAGCGCTACAGCCATGTCAGTCCCGGTCTGCCCGACGGACTCTTCGGCCGCGACGAGGCCGCCAGACAGCGCCATCGGGCTGGATGGGGAGCCGGGCCGGACACCGTGGTGGCGGTCTGTGCGGCCATGATGCGCCCAGGGGTCAAGGCTGTCGGCGTGCAGTGGACCATCCGGGCATGCGCGGCCGCGGCCCGCACCATGGACAAGGGGCGCGACCTGCTGCTGGTGGTGGCTGGCGACGGACCCATGCGGACCGAGCTGGAAGTCATGGCCAGGGCCGCCCTGGGCGAAGGGGTCCGTTTCCTGGGCAGGGTGGACAGGACCGATCTGCCCGGCGTGTTCAGCGCAGGCGATCTCTTCGCCTTTCCGGGCCTAAAGGAAAGCGTGGGCATGGTCTACCTGGAAGCCCAGCACTGCGGTCTGCCCGTGGTGGCCACTGACGACGAAGGGGCGCCCCATGTGGTCGCCCACGAGGTGTCCGGCCTGATCACGTCCGCTTCCGAGGCCGACTTTGCCCAGGGCGTCGCCACCCTGGTCAGGGACGCGGACATGCGCGCCCGGCTCGGAAGCCAGGCCCCAGCCCATGTGGGCATACATCACAGCCTGTCCGTCAATTATCTGGAAATGGCGCGGACAATGGAACGTATCACCGCCACGAGGAGACCCGGACAATGA
- a CDS encoding ABC transporter substrate-binding protein: MRQTRSLGTASWRLLAAALLLLSPALWSAPARAHHEYRVLLLNSYSHTLSWTADITRGVEQGLATLDHPVRLHVEFMDTKNIYTEEYLDLLASQYRLKYRDIRFDVIIASDDNAARFALKYRATLFGGAPMVFCGVNDADFLQEGSRGGVTGVYEAVDIEGTIATILSLQPGVGTIHLISDETTTGRINRAAAGAVLPRFAGHTRFAWIGETSLPELEAVVAALPPEDACLFISYNRDRLGRWYAYDEAIERISRASTVPVYGFWDFLLSRGNVLGIVGGVLASGRHQGWLAADMAGRIMAGERAESIMPVSQ; this comes from the coding sequence ATGCGGCAGACCAGATCACTTGGAACGGCTTCCTGGCGGCTACTCGCGGCCGCGCTCCTGCTTCTGAGCCCGGCACTGTGGTCCGCCCCGGCCAGGGCACACCACGAATACCGTGTGCTTCTGCTCAATTCCTATAGCCATACACTCTCCTGGACAGCGGACATCACACGCGGGGTGGAACAGGGGCTGGCCACCCTGGACCATCCTGTTCGCCTCCATGTGGAGTTCATGGACACAAAAAACATATATACCGAGGAGTATCTTGACCTGCTGGCCTCGCAATACCGGCTCAAGTATCGAGACATCCGCTTTGACGTGATCATCGCCTCGGACGATAACGCGGCCCGCTTTGCCCTCAAGTACCGGGCGACACTGTTCGGCGGAGCGCCAATGGTTTTCTGCGGTGTCAACGATGCGGACTTTTTGCAAGAGGGAAGCCGGGGCGGCGTTACCGGAGTCTACGAGGCCGTGGACATCGAAGGGACCATTGCAACCATCCTGTCCCTGCAACCCGGCGTGGGAACCATCCATCTGATCAGCGACGAGACCACTACCGGCAGGATCAACCGGGCCGCCGCCGGGGCGGTCCTGCCCCGGTTTGCAGGACACACCCGCTTCGCCTGGATAGGGGAGACCTCCCTGCCCGAACTGGAAGCCGTTGTTGCTGCCCTGCCCCCGGAGGATGCCTGCCTGTTCATCAGCTACAACCGCGACAGGCTCGGCCGATGGTATGCCTACGACGAGGCAATCGAGCGCATAAGTCGCGCATCTACGGTTCCGGTCTATGGATTCTGGGATTTTTTGCTGAGTCGGGGCAATGTGTTGGGTATCGTAGGCGGAGTGCTCGCCTCGGGTCGGCACCAGGGCTGGCTGGCTGCGGACATGGCCGGGCGGATCATGGCCGGAGAGCGGGCCGAGAGCATCATGCCCGTATCGCAGTAG
- a CDS encoding sensor histidine kinase, with protein sequence MFDQAAMQRYGLDPGRLPAGAILVNVPQSLLGRYALEISAVAVVMAVMLVSIGLLLVAVRARRRAETELARLNRGLEELVEERTAQLTERSRELERANAELTKLDELKTAVLNTVSHDLRTPLTSVLGFCKLIGRDFNKYFIPLVEAPDSTAGALGDRAARIRDNLAIIEYEGERLTRLVNDFLDLSRIESGNSLWHDVRCDPARLIREATPVLQGYFADSGVVFEVDLAGPLPEVVADPDRLLQVVSNLVGNGAKFTRQGTVRLSASATDSGWLRVAVSDSGVGIPPEELARVFETFYQVRDNTVNGCVLRGSGMGLAICRRIVEHYGGTITARSTPGKGSVFIFTLPSAS encoded by the coding sequence ATGTTCGATCAGGCGGCCATGCAACGGTACGGCCTTGATCCTGGCCGCCTGCCAGCCGGGGCCATTCTGGTCAATGTGCCGCAATCCCTACTTGGCCGTTACGCCCTGGAAATCTCGGCCGTGGCCGTTGTCATGGCGGTCATGCTGGTGTCCATCGGACTGCTGCTGGTCGCCGTGCGCGCCCGCAGACGCGCCGAGACCGAACTGGCCCGCCTCAATCGGGGGTTGGAGGAGTTGGTGGAAGAGCGCACCGCACAGCTTACCGAGCGCTCACGGGAACTCGAACGGGCAAATGCGGAGTTGACCAAACTCGACGAACTCAAGACCGCCGTACTCAACACGGTGTCCCACGACCTGCGCACCCCGCTCACGTCTGTACTCGGGTTCTGCAAGCTTATCGGCAGGGATTTCAATAAGTATTTTATTCCGCTGGTCGAGGCTCCCGACAGCACGGCCGGGGCTCTCGGGGACAGAGCTGCCCGCATTCGCGACAATCTGGCCATCATCGAGTACGAGGGAGAGCGGCTTACGAGGCTGGTCAACGACTTCCTCGACCTGTCCAGAATCGAGTCCGGCAACTCGCTCTGGCACGACGTGCGCTGTGACCCGGCCCGGCTCATCAGGGAGGCGACGCCCGTACTTCAGGGGTATTTCGCGGACAGCGGGGTGGTTTTCGAGGTAGATCTGGCCGGACCGTTGCCCGAGGTGGTCGCGGACCCGGACAGATTGCTCCAGGTCGTCAGCAATCTGGTAGGCAACGGGGCCAAATTCACCCGGCAGGGCACGGTGCGCCTGTCGGCTTCGGCCACGGATTCGGGCTGGCTGCGGGTGGCTGTTTCCGACAGCGGCGTCGGCATTCCGCCAGAAGAGCTGGCCCGGGTCTTCGAGACCTTCTATCAGGTCCGCGACAACACCGTGAACGGCTGCGTCCTGCGCGGCAGCGGCATGGGGCTGGCCATCTGCCGCCGTATCGTGGAGCATTACGGCGGCACCATCACCGCCAGGAGTACGCCGGGCAAGGGCTCGGTCTTCATCTTCACCCTGCCGTCCGCCTCCTGA
- the gyrA gene encoding DNA gyrase subunit A — protein sequence MSDTITIESELKKSYLEYSLSVIIGRAIPDVRDGLKPVHRRILYAMHDLGNYHNRSYKKSARVVGDVIGKYHPHGDSAVYDALVRMAQEFSMRDTLVDGQGNFGSIDGDAAAAMRYTEVRMARLCSEFLGDIEKQTVDFRPNYDNTMQEPSVLPTKVPNLLLNGTTGIAVGMATNIPPHNLGELIDGCVHLLDNPGCTVQDLMTLVKGPDFPTGGMVYGGQGLLDAYTTGRGSIRIRGVVEVEEAGRGKKDAIVIREIPYALNKSTLVEKIAALVHEKRIDGVADLRDESDRRGIRIVLDLKRGAIADIIINALYKYTPLETSFGINMMAVVGKRPMLLNLKSVLDHFLDHRREVVIRRTRFDLDKCEKRVHILEGLRIALDNIDEVVKLIRASKSPDDARDALIGRFGLTEIQARAILDMRLQKLTGLEHDKLLEELADLLKKIEYFTSILNNEEVLKTVIRDELKEIRENYATARRSELLMANPDSIDIEDLIPDEETVITLSQRGYIKRTPLSNYTAQRRGGKGIAGVQTGDGDFIHTFMLTTNHQHLVLFTNQGKMFKIKAHQVPEGSRYAKGGHVANLLPLDKDEHITTALSLREFADDRFFLFVTKKGMIKRSSIGLYGNCRSTGIRAVNLRDGDELMMVREIEPDVDCILVTRDGSAIRFNINDARPLGRATAGVKGVALRGEDEVVACVVTGDPERDQLLTVSGGGFGKRTGIDQYRQQSRGGKGILNMRLTNKTGKVVGARMVSENDDVILLTSANKIIRMSVSEVSLTRGRATQGVRLVRMDADTAVIGFELVMEGDEELKDVVS from the coding sequence ATGAGCGACACGATTACCATCGAAAGTGAACTTAAGAAAAGCTATCTTGAGTACAGCCTGAGTGTCATCATCGGGCGCGCCATCCCTGATGTCAGGGACGGCCTCAAGCCGGTGCACAGGCGCATTCTCTACGCCATGCACGACCTGGGCAACTACCACAACAGGTCATACAAGAAATCCGCCCGCGTGGTCGGTGATGTCATCGGTAAATACCATCCCCACGGCGATTCCGCGGTGTATGACGCCCTGGTGCGAATGGCCCAGGAATTTTCCATGCGCGATACCCTGGTGGACGGCCAGGGCAACTTCGGGTCCATCGACGGCGACGCCGCGGCAGCCATGCGTTACACCGAAGTACGCATGGCCCGGCTCTGCTCGGAGTTCCTGGGGGATATCGAGAAGCAGACCGTGGATTTCCGGCCCAACTACGACAACACCATGCAGGAGCCGTCAGTGCTCCCAACCAAGGTGCCCAACCTGCTCCTAAACGGCACCACGGGCATCGCGGTGGGCATGGCCACCAACATTCCCCCCCACAACCTGGGCGAACTCATCGACGGCTGCGTCCATCTGCTGGATAATCCGGGCTGCACGGTTCAGGACCTGATGACCCTGGTCAAGGGCCCGGATTTCCCCACCGGAGGGATGGTTTATGGCGGCCAGGGACTCCTTGATGCCTACACCACAGGCCGGGGTTCCATCCGTATCCGCGGCGTGGTCGAGGTGGAGGAGGCCGGCCGGGGCAAGAAGGACGCCATCGTCATCAGGGAGATTCCCTACGCGTTGAACAAGTCCACCCTGGTGGAAAAGATCGCGGCCCTGGTTCACGAAAAGCGCATCGACGGCGTGGCCGATCTGCGCGACGAGTCCGACCGGCGCGGTATCCGCATCGTTCTCGATCTCAAGCGCGGGGCCATCGCCGACATCATCATCAACGCCCTGTACAAGTACACGCCGCTTGAGACGAGCTTTGGCATCAACATGATGGCCGTTGTCGGCAAGCGGCCCATGCTGCTCAATCTCAAAAGCGTTCTCGACCACTTCCTGGATCATCGGCGCGAGGTGGTCATCCGCCGCACCCGGTTCGACCTCGACAAGTGCGAAAAGCGCGTCCACATTCTCGAGGGTCTGCGCATCGCGCTGGACAACATCGACGAAGTGGTCAAGCTCATCCGGGCGTCCAAGTCGCCCGACGATGCCCGCGATGCCCTCATCGGCCGCTTCGGCCTGACCGAGATCCAGGCCCGGGCGATCCTGGACATGCGCCTGCAAAAGCTCACCGGCCTGGAGCATGACAAGCTTCTGGAAGAACTGGCCGACCTGCTCAAGAAGATCGAATACTTCACCTCCATCCTCAACAACGAGGAGGTGCTCAAGACCGTGATCCGCGACGAGCTGAAGGAAATCAGGGAGAACTACGCCACTGCGCGCCGTTCCGAGCTGCTGATGGCCAACCCGGACTCCATTGACATCGAAGACCTGATTCCCGACGAGGAGACCGTCATCACCCTGTCCCAGCGCGGGTATATCAAGCGCACCCCTCTTTCCAACTACACGGCCCAGCGCCGGGGAGGCAAGGGCATCGCGGGTGTGCAGACCGGCGACGGCGACTTCATCCACACCTTCATGCTGACCACCAACCATCAGCATCTGGTTCTTTTCACCAACCAGGGCAAGATGTTCAAAATCAAGGCGCATCAGGTGCCCGAGGGCAGCCGCTACGCCAAGGGCGGCCATGTGGCCAATCTGCTGCCGCTGGACAAGGACGAGCATATCACCACCGCCCTGTCCCTGCGCGAGTTCGCCGACGACCGCTTCTTCCTCTTCGTGACCAAAAAGGGCATGATCAAGCGTTCCAGCATCGGGCTGTACGGCAATTGCCGGTCTACCGGCATCCGGGCCGTCAACCTGCGCGACGGCGACGAGCTGATGATGGTCCGCGAGATAGAGCCGGACGTGGACTGCATCCTGGTCACGCGTGACGGCTCGGCCATCCGCTTCAACATCAACGATGCGCGGCCGCTGGGCCGGGCAACGGCCGGAGTCAAGGGCGTGGCCCTGCGCGGCGAGGACGAGGTGGTGGCCTGCGTTGTCACCGGAGACCCGGAGCGCGATCAGCTGCTGACTGTCTCGGGAGGCGGATTCGGCAAGCGCACCGGCATCGACCAGTACCGGCAGCAGTCGCGTGGCGGCAAGGGCATCCTGAACATGCGCCTGACCAACAAGACCGGCAAGGTCGTGGGCGCACGCATGGTCAGCGAAAATGACGACGTGATCCTGCTGACCTCGGCCAACAAGATCATCCGCATGTCCGTCTCCGAGGTGAGTCTGACGCGTGGCCGCGCCACCCAGGGCGTGCGGCTGGTACGCATGGACGCCGACACCGCCGTCATCGGCTTCGAGCTGGTCATGGAAGGGGACGAGGAACTCAAGGACGTGGTCTCCTAG
- a CDS encoding glycosyltransferase family protein: MRVLFYCQHVLGVGHVFRSLEIVRALSGHEVVMVAGGAEIDISPPANMRLERLPGLMMSPDFKTFIPTEPGADAEEVRTRRIERMRALMDRYRPDILLLELFPFGRRAFRFELLPVLQGIRAGEWGKCKTACSLRDILVEKPDPAKYARRVLDMLNPHFDLVLVHADPALVTLDETFPAVADIVAPVRYTGYVAARPEPGSGAALRQELGLGHTPLVIASAGGGQVGNELVRAAIHSSILLATTRPHTLMAFTGPYATDADHQRCQTLAAGHPHICVRRFTSRFPAYLDAADLSLSLGGYNTTMNLLAAKTYGLVLPFAQNREQSMRTSRLEQRHAVGLLTPADLDPERLALCIAQALTRSAEPAPINLDGAATTARLLEELAGMGQE, translated from the coding sequence ATGCGCGTTCTTTTCTACTGCCAGCATGTGCTCGGCGTGGGCCATGTCTTCCGCTCCCTGGAGATCGTCCGCGCCCTGTCCGGCCATGAGGTGGTCATGGTCGCGGGCGGCGCGGAGATCGACATCTCCCCCCCGGCCAACATGCGCCTTGAGCGCCTTCCCGGTCTGATGATGTCCCCGGATTTCAAGACCTTCATCCCCACCGAGCCAGGGGCCGATGCCGAGGAGGTTCGCACCCGGCGCATCGAGCGCATGCGAGCCCTCATGGACCGCTACCGGCCGGACATCCTGCTCCTGGAGCTCTTCCCCTTTGGCCGCCGAGCATTCCGGTTCGAGCTGCTGCCCGTGCTCCAAGGCATCAGGGCAGGGGAGTGGGGGAAGTGTAAAACAGCATGCAGTCTTCGCGACATTCTGGTGGAAAAGCCTGATCCAGCAAAATACGCCCGTCGCGTCCTCGACATGCTTAATCCCCATTTCGACCTTGTCCTTGTTCACGCGGACCCGGCCCTTGTCACCCTGGACGAGACCTTTCCCGCCGTGGCCGACATCGTTGCGCCCGTGCGCTACACCGGCTATGTGGCGGCCCGGCCCGAACCCGGCTCAGGCGCGGCTCTGCGCCAGGAACTCGGCCTTGGCCACACCCCCCTGGTCATCGCCAGCGCGGGCGGCGGCCAAGTGGGCAACGAACTTGTCCGGGCCGCCATCCACTCCTCCATCCTCCTGGCCACAACGCGGCCCCACACTCTCATGGCCTTCACCGGGCCTTATGCCACGGATGCCGACCACCAGCGCTGCCAGACCCTGGCCGCCGGCCATCCGCATATCTGCGTGCGCCGCTTTACCAGCCGCTTTCCCGCCTACCTCGACGCGGCCGACCTTTCCCTGTCGCTGGGCGGGTACAACACCACCATGAACCTTCTGGCCGCCAAGACATACGGCCTTGTCCTTCCCTTTGCCCAAAACCGAGAACAGTCCATGCGAACCAGCCGCCTCGAACAACGTCACGCCGTCGGGCTGCTGACCCCTGCCGACCTCGACCCCGAACGCCTCGCCCTGTGCATCGCCCAAGCCCTGACCCGCTCTGCCGAGCCCGCTCCCATCAATCTCGACGGGGCGGCCACCACGGCCCGGTTGTTGGAAGAGTTGGCCGGGATGGGACAGGAGTAG
- a CDS encoding histidine phosphatase family protein — protein MTTFYCMRHGQTDWNRQSRIQGRTDTVLSETGREMARVWAQSFSEGAFDMILTSPLARAVETARILNERLDLPLHSEPGLVEQDWGLWTGLTKAELKAQRAKVAAQEKRGFGFTPPGGESRDTVLMRTCDALIAFAPAHPGASVLVVTHHGVLKCLAYALSGLDYLPGDPLPIEPYRLHRIECLDNELAPARMNLEFDALAAAVRDLAALDIPEPDPLNPDKGELERQER, from the coding sequence ATGACAACATTCTACTGCATGCGCCACGGCCAGACCGACTGGAACCGCCAATCGCGCATCCAGGGCCGTACCGACACCGTCTTGTCCGAAACGGGCAGGGAGATGGCCCGTGTCTGGGCGCAATCGTTTTCCGAAGGCGCGTTCGACATGATTCTGACCAGCCCTCTGGCCCGTGCCGTGGAAACCGCCCGCATCCTCAACGAGCGCCTTGACCTGCCCCTGCATAGCGAACCCGGTCTGGTCGAGCAGGACTGGGGCCTGTGGACCGGGCTGACCAAGGCTGAACTCAAGGCGCAGCGGGCCAAAGTCGCGGCTCAGGAAAAACGCGGCTTCGGATTCACCCCGCCCGGCGGCGAGAGCCGCGATACCGTGCTCATGCGTACCTGCGACGCCCTCATCGCCTTTGCCCCCGCCCATCCCGGCGCCTCGGTCCTGGTCGTCACCCACCACGGGGTGCTCAAGTGCCTGGCCTACGCCCTGTCCGGCCTCGACTACCTGCCCGGCGATCCCCTGCCCATCGAACCCTACCGGCTGCACCGCATCGAGTGCCTGGACAACGAGCTGGCCCCGGCCCGGATGAATCTGGAGTTCGACGCATTGGCCGCTGCGGTCCGGGATCTGGCCGCGCTGGACATCCCCGAACCGGACCCGCTTAATCCGGACAAGGGAGAACTGGAACGTCAGGAGCGCTGA